In Candidatus Neomarinimicrobiota bacterium, the DNA window ACCAGTCCCGGTTCCGATGGATGTAATTTCAAAACTCGCGTGTCGTAAGGCTTCGAGCCAGTTGCTATACTGACTATTATGGAGAAATACCGTGGCTATCACAATGCAAACACTCAAACATCCTATGTAGTACCGCACCACCGATGACCTGAAGAGGTAATATACCTTCCCCCGGATTGCATGAAAGATTAAGATGAAGCTGGTGCCACCGAGGATCATGCCCGCAATGATGATAATCTCTGCTGCTAGGTTGTTGTATGCCGCGATACTTGCATTCCTTACAGAGAATCCGCCAGTAGCGATTGTACCAAAAGAAGTAGTCATGGCATCGAACAAGCTTAAGCCACTAATCCATAGGCCTATTGTCTCGGCTACAATCAGCCCAACATAAACATACAGCAGGATCCTGGCTGCATCCCTGGATCTTTTTTGAAAAGCTTCGCGGGCGTGCTCGGATATTTCTCGTTGGAACAGGATCATCCCCACGGTACCCAGGTATGGTGTGATTGTGATCACAAAAATGATGATCCCGGCTCCCCCGATAAAATGGGTGGTAGACCGCCAAAACAGTAATCCCTTTGGGAGGGCTTCAATGTCGTTCAGGATGGACGATCCAGCTGTGGTGTAACCCGAAACACTCTCGAACCATGCATCCACGAAGGTGAATTCCCCACCCCATAGGATATAAGGAATGGCTCCCACAAAGCAGGAAAGCAGCCAACCGCCTATTACAATGAGAATCCCCTCACGTCGATTGATATCATGCACAGCAGGTACAAAGATCAGCGGAAATAGACCGAAGCAAGCAGTCACCCCGGCCGAATAAAGTAAAATAAATTGAGATTCGTCCTGATAAATGATTGCAACCAAACTGGCCAACAGCTCGAAAGCGGCATTAAATAGCAGGATAACACCGAGATAACGGAAAATAACCGGCAGGCGCATGAAACTCAGGCCTCCTTCTTGCGTTGGGCTGCCAGGCGTTGGATGGCGCTGGCCAAATCACCCAGTTCATCTTGGGCCTTGATGTCAATGTCGGCCAGATCCCCGGTACTTAGAAACCGGT includes these proteins:
- a CDS encoding TrkH family potassium uptake protein; protein product: MRLPVIFRYLGVILLFNAAFELLASLVAIIYQDESQFILLYSAGVTACFGLFPLIFVPAVHDINRREGILIVIGGWLLSCFVGAIPYILWGGEFTFVDAWFESVSGYTTAGSSILNDIEALPKGLLFWRSTTHFIGGAGIIIFVITITPYLGTVGMILFQREISEHAREAFQKRSRDAARILLYVYVGLIVAETIGLWISGLSLFDAMTTSFGTIATGGFSVRNASIAAYNNLAAEIIIIAGMILGGTSFILIFHAIRGKVYYLFRSSVVRYYIGCLSVCIVIATVFLHNSQYSNWLEALRHASFEITSIGTGTGFAIGDTSIWPGIVQLMMMFLIVQGACIGSTTGAIKADRFLLIWKSIGRQIRLLLHPKALLSIHLNGKPLDESIASGSILYFAVYLLVLFLVSMILAAIGVDIWSAFSGTAAAMGTVGPGFGAVGSAANYSFIPVLGKFALTFVMLLGRLEIFGLLILFSAEVWRFAKD